The genomic interval gggGAAAGCTAAAGAGGAAGAGGCTCAGTCCCTGGGCGGGGAAGGGGGGGTCCCAGTCTGAAGAACAGGAAGAAATTGTGCCTCAGTACTCAATATCCAGTGCTGTCTTTCCCCTCCATAGCCCTTTTCCCCTCCTCAGGGGGTCCTGTTGAGAGCTTCCTATTACATAATCTGAGGTGGAGGCAGGGTAGGAGGGGAAGGAAGTGAAGGGGGAGGGTTAGAAGGAAGGTGGAGAGCAAGTTTCGCTGGACTCTGTAGCACAGCCTCTAGGGGGCAGCAGTGGGGTTGGCACCGCCCTCCTCTAGAGCTTAAGGGACCCACTGGATCACTCGGGGAGCAGTCAGCCTCTGCTTCTCACGTCCCACACCAGCACCAGTATTTCAATTTAAATTCTACAATTAAAATCACCCCTATAGCTTCATGCCTTTAGGTCTTCAATTCAGCAAACAACTGCTTACTGTGGGGGTGTAAGATACTGCTTCTGAGAGTCAAGAGGGCATTTTGGTTTTCCAGAGCCTCTATCAAAGGCCCCCAAGAGGGGGCAACTTAGGACCATCCTCGTGGGGATTAATTTACTAGACGCTTCTTCACCccgggatgggcttccctggtggctcagagggtaaagaatctgccttcgatgcaggagacctgggttcaatccctgggtcaggaacccctggagaagggaatagtaaatgactccagtattcttgcttggagaattccatggacagagaagcctagtgggctataacccatggggttgcaaagagtcagacacgaatgaggaCTAACATTTCACCCTGGGGTGGCGCAGGTGGTAGCGGGAAAACAAGTGCAACTCCAAGAAAAGCCTCTTTGGGTGTAGGTGGGGACAGAACCGTGTTTACAGAACGAGTGGTTGTCAGGGAAAGCTCCCAGGAGGAGATGCTCTGGAACCTGGTTGGAGGGCCTGAGATTGAAGGGGAAATTGCAGTCTTAGCCCCATGACCCTTGAACAAGCCCAGGCAGCCAAAAGCAAAGTGGTGATGACAACAAAGCCCACTCACCTGTTAGATCCCAATCTCAGCTCTGCTCTCACTCTCCCTCATCCACTGCCCATTAACATGCCCCAGTCACACCTGTCAATTCGTCCCACAAAGTGAGCAGCTGAATGCAATTTATTCACCCCCCTTCTCCAAAGTACCTGTGTTTTCATGGAAAACTCTGTAAGGCCTAGAAGAATGACTCCAAAGCTACACAAGATATTCTAAAATAAGAGTCCCCTAGGGCACCTAATTCTCGAAGGACCTCACATATAGACAATTGCCAGGGCCATCTACCTCCTTAAGCCTCAATATtcccagcttaaaaaaaaaaatgagcagcaGAATCAGGTCATTTTCCAGGTCCCTTCGAACTCTGGTGTACAAGTGCTGAGCATTTTGAGATTCCACAGACTCCCTCAGACTCCCATGCTGAGAGCACAGGGCTGGCCAGCCCTCATTAGGAGGCAGCCAGTCTGTGGTTTGGCACCACTGCCCAGCAGGCATTTATTAAATCAGTAGGATGTGGTCCCTGCTGGCCTGGAAAGAGAACACTAAGCTCAAAAAACTTCCTGCAGCAGGCCTCCTTCAGGGAGTGCCGCTCAGAGGGGTGAGGAACAAAACCGTTCAGGCCCCTGGCAGGGCTCCAAGATCCTGTTCACTAGTACTTCTGCCCTGTCTGCACGGAGAAACGGTGACTGAAAACATCTGGAAGCCTGTCAGAGACCCAGGCGACTTCTCTATTTCGTCTGGGGGTGCCTGTTCTTGACCCTGGTAATCCAGGTTGACCTTTGCCAATGCCCCTTCCCAGCCAATCTTCCGCACTTCATTGGGCAACAACTCCCTAATGAAATCCACATGAACCCAGCTGCTAACAGCTCCTGGAAGGGCTGTAGGATCTAACACCTTCCCTGCGTTCTGTGATCCCTAGTAGCAAGGGGAAAGAGGGCCAGGGCCTACCTCTTGCGCCTCTGGATCTTCCAGCAGAGTTGTGGATTAAGGGAGTAGGTAGGAAGAGAGGAACGCCAACAAGCAAGGCCTGCTAAAGGTGAAGGCCACAGCAGGCGAGGATGGCACAGGGGAATGACAGGGCTGCAGGTGGCCCAGCAGAGGCCCCAGGCTCAGGCCTGCTCCTCGCCAGTGACCTCAGTCACACTGACACCACACTGACTGTGGGAGTCAGGACTGGGCTGGGAGGCTGGAGTGTGTGTGTCATTGACCTGGTGGCCCAGGGCTGCCTGACCCTCCTGTCCCTGTTGTGTCTGGGTCTCTATTTTAGGAAATACTGAGCACCTGCAACATGTGTCCCTGGTGCCAGGAAAAGATACATTAGTGAGTAGAATCGTACTCCGTTATCTGCGGAGGACTGGGGGACCCGCTGTGGATACCAAACTCCGCAGATGATCGAGTCCCACTGTGGGTCCTCGGCATCTGTGGATATGGCGGGCAGACCCAATTCCTACGCTCCAGTCCCACTCACTTATTTGTCCGTTCTGATAAAAGCCACAACAAATCGGGCAcgttggtggggtggggtgagagtgCTTGGAggtccagggacagaagagctgCCCTGGTCATGTTGGGTCTCCCTGATTCCTCAGCTTTTCTGGGGTACAGTGGTTGGTCCCAGGGTTCCCTCCAGCTAAGGTTGGAGCCCTGATCCACTCTAGTTTTTCTCCACCGCACCCCTATGCCCCGGGCAAGAGTCCATGAAATAAATACAGCAGGTTAGAGGGAGAGAGAAGCTGCTTGAAGTTTATTcataaattttattcataaagtATAAGGAGGTACTCactggacctgggctttttttttttttttaaactcctcctttcccttcctttccaccTAGCTGAGATTCTTGCTTGCTCTCCTCTGAGAGTCCTCAGCTGATTTTACTAGCCTCTCTGCTCTCTGCTATAATGAGCCAAAGAccaaggaagtgaagtgaagtgaaggcaGTTCATCTCAGAAGGCCCTGAAAGGATCCTACTGAGGCAAAAGGCCCGACTCTGGTCAGTTCAGGTCGCTGTGGAGCAGAGAAACTGGTGTCCTTCTTGGAGTGCAGCCTTCATCTCCTCGAACTGAGCCAACTGGCAGGCATCCTCCAGCTCCAGCCAGCGGTAGGCTTGGTGCTCGCGGGAGAGGCGGACCTCCACATCGCAGTCCTTTACCTCCGCCAGCCAGTAGATGACGATTTTAGGCTTCTCTCTGGCTACGTAACTGAGCTCCCTTCTGAAGCCCTCAATGATGGTCAGCTGGCCTGCTTCTATGCCTGCTTCCTCCTGGGTCTCCCGAAGGGCTGTTTCCAAGTCACTTTCTCCTGGTTCCACGTGGCCTGgtgaggaaaaaagaagaggaagcaaaTATAATCGTCAACAAAGCTAGATTTTCCAGGTCAGATGATTTAAAGCTGGGTCTGTGGTGACTTTTCTAGGTGTTGCTAGGCTTTAGCAATATCCTAAACTGGCAGAGAATAGGGTACAGGACACGTAGGGTCTGGCTCTGTGGTGTCTGGGCaagccccttccccaccccatctttGCTACAGAGAGTGAAACAAACCATATATTTGGCAAGTCTGGTCTAGAATGCTGCTCCTCGATGTGGAAGTTGGCCTCCCCCAGACCTCTGCTCTATTTTTCTCTGGAGCTCTCTTCATCCCATGTTCTCAGGGAAACCCTTCCCTGGGAGACCTTAATGTGACCTTCCCAAGGAAGGGTGGTCCTTTCTTGCCAGGTGGGAGCTGGCTGAAGAGGGAGTTCTTCGCTTATAGCCCACAGTGAGGACTTAACACCGTCTGCAGTTGGTGCCCGAAGTCCCAGGGCCAATGGTCAGGCTCTAAACCCTATACCAAGGCACCCGCAGCTGTTTCCAAGTAGCTATCAAGGCTCTTCCAAATTGTTTTCATCTTTCTGAGTAAGGCCAGATTCTAGTTTCATAGGGAAAGTCCTGATGGGAACTTAGACTAAGGACAAGCCGAGAGCCAGTTCTAAGAAAATTTGTTGGCAAGGCCCAAACCCAAGCAGACAACTGCCAAGAAACTGTTGTAAGAGAACTTGAAGCTCTGCAGACTGGGAGCAGCCCTCGGCTTTGCCTCAAGGCCCTCCCTGCAAATTCTCAGCTTGCCCAAGGGGGCCAAGAAGGCCTGAGAGGGGTCTGGCAGCTTCGATCAACACATGGCTTTAACAAGTTGCTGGGGGCCTCCTGGTTTGGGAGCTCCTGGGAAGCAGGAATTCTTAGCTGTTCTCTTCTTAGCTCAAAGACAGGGCTACATCCTACTCTCCTCCATCCCGGGGGTCCCCAGAGCAGCGCCCCAGTCAGCTGCTGCTGCATAGCTCCCACAGAAAGCAACCAGGAGTCTGGACTTAAAATTCCATTTCTGTCCATGGCTGCTGGGGAATTTTCTCTGGAAGCACCTCATACAGCCGTGGACACAAAGCCAGGCAGGTACTGCATCGgggaaggcaggtgggagggatGCTGGTGGGCAGAGAGGTGACGCTGATTCGAGATGCCTGACCTTCCCTCAGAACTGTGTGCGAACCTCTGAGCACACCCCACCCAACAGCATCTATTCAGCATTCTGCCCATCAGTGCTAAGATGGTAACTTCTCCCTCGCCTAAGGCAGGGAAAATTCAGAGATTTCCTTTGAAATCTTTCATCGAGAGGCACCATGCAGTGTGACTCAGGTGATCAGGAGGCAAGTGTGAATATTCCTATTCATAGTATTGGtgacacctctttttttttttcactttgtttctccTCAGTGGAACTCAAATGTGCCAACTGTTTTTCCTGTTCCTACTTCCTTGTTCTCCAACCCTAagatgttagtcgctcagtcgcatccgactctgatgaccccatggactacagcccgccaggcttctctgtctatggaattctccaggcaagaatactagagtgggtagtcattcccttctccaggggattttcccaacccagggtttgaacccaggtctctcaaactgcaggcagattctttaccatctgagctaccagagaagccctcctcCAACCCTGGAGGAGCCTTGTTCACCTCTCCCCCACCTTACTTTCCCTTAAAGTCTCTGCTCCCTTCTGTCTGGGGGCTGTTCACTCTTAACCTGTAGCCCAGTAATGACCTGGCCCCAGGGTCCCCAGCTGCAGCCCAGTgcctcttctccttccccaccaTTCACTGGAGAGGCTGACGCTCTGGTGACTGATACAAGAAAACCTGGTATTCAGTCAGAGTTCTATTTCGGTTCTCCTGCCCTGGCATGTAGACCTCGTATGCAGGAAGGGCCAAGAGTTTCTGCCCACACACCCACCTCCTGCTACACAATCACTGGGAAGCAAGTGCTGTAGGGTGCCTGGCAGCGTGGATTTCTGAACAGTGCTTGGCATTTCCCCACAGCCCACCCCCTGGCCTCCCACCTTTGGGAGGAGTCCAGTGATGAATGCCATCTGATGCTTGTAGCAGTAGAAACTCAATGGCAGTGTTGTCCACCTTGGGGATGAGGCGTCTTCGGAAGATGATCAAGCCACATGCTCTCAGGGCCATGGTCTATCTGAAGGCATAACAAAGATGTGCCAAGTTACACAAAACAGGAAGATCCATGCTGAGGAGGCCGGAGCGGGGCAGCACTCTGGTGCCGGGGAGTCACACAGACCAGCTAACAGTGACCTCATCACCTACATGCTGAGGACCAATGCGGGGAAGCCAGGAGTCAGAGACAGGCCTTTGTGTCTAACTGCAGCCCCCGGCCTCTAGCTGGTAGTGTGGGTCTGTCCCAACTCTTCCGGGTCTCCCTGCTGGAGCAGGGCCCATGTGTGTATGTAGAGATGGGAGATCCTCAGGTGCAAACTCAGCAAAACTGGAGAGATGCTGGGAATGGGAGAGATGCAGTACAATGTCATCATCAAATCCACAATCCCATTTCCCTCAGCCTCCAGCTTGAGACTCTGGAGCAAAGAGACCCCAAAGTatggtttctttgtattttttaacttctatcatttatttattttggggtatagttgatttacaatgttggttagtttctgctgtacagcagaatgaaTCATTATACCTATACCCACTccattttagattctttcccatataggccatcaCAGAGTATTGATTAGCGTTCTCTGGGAAACAATGTGGTTTCTGATGGCTTAGAAGAGTCACTTAGGAATGGTGGCTTAGTGTTCTAAAAAtttgttactgatttttttcagtcttttatgtTTTGGAATGTGATACATTCACATGgtccaaaattcaaaatataaaggGGCAGCCATGGTAGAAAgtctccttcccatcccatcaGAGGCAAACTAGCAGAGTGGTCAAGAGTATGAACCTGGAGTCTGGGTTCAAGTTCGGGCTCTGCCACTCATTCACCATGTGATGAGCTCCTaaagctcagtttcctcagcttaAGACAGGATAATGATAGCTCTCCTATaaagggttgctgtgaggattacatGACTTAACTTTGTCAAAtggtttagaacagtgcctgctgATTAATAAGCACTCAATAGACTTCAGTATGCACAGAAAAATGACTGGAAGAGGATACACATCATTAATACTGTTTTCTGGAGGATGAGATTATGGGGAAACTTTCATTTTCTGctccatatatatctatattatttGGAAATTTACAGAGAACATTAACTTTATAATCAGCCATACAATAACAACAGACTTTTTTAGTCTTTTCCATTTAGTCTTCTTTCCACTGCAGGAAAAAATGTCAACAACAAAAgacaggagggacttccctggtggtccagccttTAAGACTCTgagattccactgcagggggtgtggaactaagatcctgcatgccatgcatgcagccaaacacacacacacacagacacaccaaaaaacaaaaaacatggaaGATCCTTTCAGTAAGGCTCTGCTAAAGAAAAACTTGTGGCATTTGTTCCTgcagcaaatatttatggagcacatACTATGCTTGGCCTTTGCCCTCgcatgaatataaaatatagtttatagTCTAGTAGGAGAGGAAGACTTTAAACAAATAGTTAAgcaaattttagaacatttgtCAGTAAGGTCTGTGTTCCAAAGGGAAAATGTATGATTGGAAACTTGACCTTGCCTGAGGGATCAAGGTATGCTtcctacacttgatcttagccaaaaggccgagaagcaATAAGGAATGCTTCCTGAAAGAAACGTATTTGAGCAGAGAAGTAAAGGATGAGTAAAAGGTAAACCggcaagggaaggaggaaagtgtGTTCCAGGTGGAGGGAACGGCATGGACAAAGGTTCCCAGGTGAGATggcagaactgaaagaaaaccagGGGCCTAAAGTGCAGTTGAGGTCTGAGAGACTGGCCCAGGCAGGGAGAGGCCCGAGCTGCAGGGCCTCATCTGCAGGATTCCAGTGCCAGAGAAGAAGCTGGTGCTCCTGGGTGCCACAACTGACGCTGAGAGGAGTGGCTGGAATAGGAGCTGATGATCTCCATGGGCCCCTTGGTGCTGCTCAGTCaagatgagcttccctggtggtccagtggttaagaatctgccttccaaggcagggttcaatccctggttgggaaactaagatcccatgtgctatggGGCAACCAAGTCCATGTGCCATGACCACTAGGCCTGAGCTCTGTGGAGTCTGTGCTCCTTAACAAGAGAACCCCcgcacca from Bos mutus isolate GX-2022 chromosome 8, NWIPB_WYAK_1.1, whole genome shotgun sequence carries:
- the NUDT2 gene encoding bis(5'-nucleosyl)-tetraphosphatase [asymmetrical]; amino-acid sequence: MALRACGLIIFRRRLIPKVDNTAIEFLLLQASDGIHHWTPPKGHVEPGESDLETALRETQEEAGIEAGQLTIIEGFRRELSYVAREKPKIVIYWLAEVKDCDVEVRLSREHQAYRWLELEDACQLAQFEEMKAALQEGHQFLCSTAT